Proteins from a single region of Phycisphaeraceae bacterium D3-23:
- a CDS encoding alpha/beta hydrolase: MKRTLLAALLALACSLPSLAQGRQNRPQTDRHIVYATLDDGAEMKLDLYRPPVSDDAAEDAEPPKLVVWVHGGAWMMGNRWPCPMAFLTDHGFAVASVSYRFSNVAQYPAQLHDCKAAVRFLRANAEAYGYNADRIGVIGASAGGHLAALLGTTGNDPETEGELGEHLDTSSEVHAVYDLFGPTDLEALSAEIPEESGLAEHSPIAILLGADPRKRPDLADAADPVTYLDAEDPPVMIAHGTRDPLVPLAQSEYFAEALDDAGVEHELVVVEGGGHGSWHFQTPQMIEQLIAFFDENLVAVEADDE, from the coding sequence ATGAAACGCACGCTCCTCGCCGCCCTGCTCGCCCTCGCCTGTTCCCTGCCGAGCCTCGCGCAGGGCCGGCAAAACCGCCCGCAGACCGATCGGCATATCGTCTACGCCACGCTCGACGACGGCGCGGAGATGAAGCTCGACCTCTACCGCCCGCCCGTCAGCGACGACGCGGCCGAGGACGCCGAGCCGCCCAAGCTTGTCGTCTGGGTCCACGGCGGGGCATGGATGATGGGCAACCGCTGGCCCTGCCCGATGGCGTTCCTCACCGACCACGGCTTCGCCGTCGCCAGCGTCAGCTACCGCTTCTCCAACGTCGCGCAGTACCCCGCCCAGCTCCACGACTGCAAGGCCGCCGTCCGATTCCTCCGCGCCAACGCCGAGGCCTACGGCTACAACGCCGACCGCATCGGCGTCATCGGTGCCTCGGCCGGCGGCCACCTCGCCGCACTCCTGGGCACGACCGGCAACGACCCCGAGACCGAAGGCGAACTGGGCGAACACCTCGACACCTCCAGCGAAGTCCACGCGGTCTACGACCTCTTTGGCCCGACCGACCTCGAAGCGCTCAGCGCCGAAATCCCCGAGGAAAGCGGCCTGGCCGAGCACTCCCCGATCGCGATCCTGCTGGGCGCGGACCCGCGTAAGCGCCCCGACCTCGCCGACGCCGCCGACCCCGTGACGTACCTCGACGCCGAAGACCCGCCCGTGATGATCGCCCACGGCACCCGCGACCCGCTGGTCCCCCTCGCCCAGAGCGAGTACTTCGCCGAAGCCCTCGATGACGCCGGCGTCGAGCACGAACTCGTCGTCGTCGAAGGCGGCGGCCACGGAAGCTGGCACTTCCAAACCCCACAGATGATCGAACAACTTATCGCGTTCTTCGATGAGAACTTGGTGGCCGTGGAAGCGGACGACGAGTAG
- a CDS encoding superoxide dismutase, whose amino-acid sequence MAYTLPDLPYAKDALEPAIDAKTMEIHHGKHHAGYVSKLNAAVEGLDTPDCVWELCANLDKIPEDKRGAVRNNGGGHANHQLFWSILAPAGQGGEPSAELAAAIDKDLGGMDGFKKEFANAAATRFGSGWAWLGVKDGKLCVCSTPNQDNPVMPFDGCSGCCPILGLDVWEHAYYLNYQNRRPDYIDAFFGVINWAKVSEYYEMVKTGDCK is encoded by the coding sequence ATGGCTTACACCCTCCCCGACCTGCCCTATGCAAAAGATGCACTCGAACCCGCCATCGACGCCAAGACGATGGAGATCCATCACGGCAAGCACCACGCGGGCTATGTCAGCAAGCTGAACGCGGCCGTGGAAGGGCTCGACACCCCCGACTGCGTCTGGGAGCTGTGCGCGAACCTGGACAAGATCCCCGAGGACAAGCGCGGGGCCGTCCGCAACAACGGCGGCGGACACGCCAACCACCAGCTCTTCTGGTCGATCCTCGCCCCCGCAGGCCAGGGCGGCGAACCCTCGGCCGAGCTCGCCGCGGCGATCGACAAGGACCTGGGCGGGATGGACGGCTTCAAGAAGGAGTTTGCCAACGCCGCCGCGACCCGCTTCGGCTCGGGCTGGGCCTGGCTGGGCGTCAAGGACGGCAAGCTCTGCGTCTGCTCCACCCCCAATCAGGACAACCCCGTCATGCCCTTCGACGGCTGCAGCGGCTGCTGCCCTATCCTCGGCCTCGACGTCTGGGAACACGCCTACTACCTCAACTACCAGAACCGCCGACCCGACTATATCGACGCCTTCTTCGGCGTCATCAACTGGGCCAAGGTCAGCGAGTACTACGAGATGGTCAAGACCGGCGACTGCAAGTAA
- a CDS encoding sigma-70 family RNA polymerase sigma factor: protein MKNLTPKNSPLARVAERKGLSVSDARRQLSPQDAADLKRVLEEKYEYTAAEVFALPEKQAMKEIFDDAPEIPVPDVSWYHPVMDSGKKPAATPRKLGSVVLTAAQERALFVQYNYCRFRVCAIRDELKDMSAIDLDLAEQLLHWYHRAEAYRDQIAQTNLALVLAMAKRTRMSDLDFGDMVSEGNMALLRAIDKFDAGRGFKFSTYGCRAILKAFSRAGMKLSKYRSVFPTGYDPEFEKSNYQETKNAEHEEDCADEVKRIVETNQADLSEIEQRVIRHRFNLIAPDIVNDPPAPVLRTDGKPLTLQQVGTIIGVTKERVRQIQKRAMEKIRGQLETRYLT, encoded by the coding sequence ATGAAGAATCTCACACCCAAGAATTCGCCGCTGGCCCGCGTGGCCGAACGCAAGGGGCTGTCGGTGTCCGACGCCCGCCGGCAGCTCTCGCCGCAGGACGCGGCCGACCTCAAGCGGGTCCTTGAAGAGAAGTACGAGTACACCGCCGCCGAGGTCTTCGCGCTGCCCGAGAAGCAGGCGATGAAGGAAATCTTCGACGACGCGCCGGAGATCCCGGTGCCCGACGTGTCGTGGTACCACCCGGTGATGGACTCGGGCAAGAAGCCCGCCGCGACGCCGCGTAAGCTCGGCAGCGTGGTCCTCACCGCGGCGCAGGAGCGGGCGCTGTTCGTGCAGTACAACTACTGCCGCTTCCGCGTCTGCGCCATCCGCGACGAGCTCAAGGACATGTCGGCGATCGACCTCGACCTGGCCGAGCAGCTTTTGCACTGGTACCACCGGGCCGAGGCCTACCGCGACCAGATCGCGCAGACCAACCTCGCGCTGGTGCTGGCGATGGCCAAGCGCACCCGCATGAGCGACCTCGACTTCGGCGATATGGTCAGCGAGGGGAACATGGCCCTGCTCCGCGCGATCGACAAATTCGACGCCGGCCGCGGCTTCAAATTTTCGACCTACGGCTGCCGTGCCATCCTCAAGGCCTTCAGCCGTGCCGGCATGAAGCTCAGCAAGTACCGCTCGGTCTTCCCCACGGGCTACGACCCGGAGTTCGAGAAGTCGAACTACCAGGAGACCAAGAACGCCGAGCACGAAGAAGACTGCGCCGACGAGGTCAAGCGGATCGTCGAGACCAACCAGGCCGACCTCTCCGAGATCGAGCAGCGCGTGATCCGCCACCGGTTCAACTTGATCGCGCCCGACATCGTCAACGACCCGCCGGCCCCCGTGCTGCGGACCGATGGCAAGCCGCTCACGCTCCAGCAGGTCGGCACGATCATCGGTGTGACGAAGGAACGTGTCCGGCAGATCCAGAAACGCGCGATGGAAAAAATCCGTGGGCAGCTTGAAACGCGCTACCTGACGTAG
- a CDS encoding PEP-CTERM sorting domain-containing protein, whose amino-acid sequence MKTYPKFRQTYTLVTACACLTPAGGTHAQVFDNGDPSGGFGTNVLSERDAFNQVGDDFDLASNASIDSVRWWGVGDEQQFEMRIFSNAGTPNNAPLHNIDLGTVAGTPTGFGGGGSDVLEYNADFAAINLAPGDYVISIVEATAGDNWFWSASCEDGCEGESWRRDDDADSWESGNWQFAFVLDGVPEPGTGALAAVGALVLIRRRRSA is encoded by the coding sequence ATGAAGACGTACCCAAAGTTTCGCCAGACTTACACTCTCGTGACGGCATGCGCTTGCCTGACCCCCGCGGGCGGCACCCACGCACAGGTCTTCGACAACGGCGACCCGTCAGGCGGGTTCGGGACCAACGTCCTCTCGGAGCGCGACGCGTTCAACCAGGTCGGCGACGACTTCGACCTCGCATCGAACGCCTCGATCGACTCGGTCCGGTGGTGGGGCGTGGGCGATGAGCAGCAATTCGAGATGCGCATCTTCAGCAACGCGGGCACGCCCAACAACGCGCCGCTCCACAACATCGACCTGGGCACCGTCGCCGGCACACCCACCGGCTTCGGCGGAGGCGGGTCGGACGTGCTGGAGTACAACGCCGACTTCGCCGCGATCAACTTGGCCCCCGGCGACTACGTGATCTCCATCGTCGAGGCCACTGCCGGCGACAATTGGTTCTGGTCCGCCTCGTGCGAGGACGGCTGCGAGGGCGAGTCCTGGCGGCGCGACGACGACGCCGACAGCTGGGAATCGGGCAACTGGCAGTTCGCGTTCGTGCTCGACGGCGTCCCCGAGCCGGGCACCGGCGCGCTCGCGGCGGTCGGGGCGCTGGTGCTGATACGCAGACGGCGCAGCGCGTAG
- a CDS encoding alpha/beta hydrolase, translated as MLDQVACPVVAVHGRRDELVPFANTAYLEAHLPNAASVRLVPLDEADHFIPWTHEAEVREVVRMLSEQTQSTAVRE; from the coding sequence GTGCTCGACCAAGTGGCCTGCCCGGTCGTCGCGGTGCATGGCCGCAGGGATGAACTGGTCCCGTTCGCCAATACGGCGTACCTCGAAGCCCACCTACCCAATGCCGCGAGCGTCCGTTTGGTCCCGCTGGACGAGGCCGACCACTTTATCCCGTGGACGCACGAAGCGGAGGTCCGTGAAGTGGTTCGAATGCTGAGCGAGCAGACCCAGTCGACCGCGGTGCGGGAGTAG
- a CDS encoding alpha/beta hydrolase — protein sequence MQRLLRAVLACLFAFLCAGCSLGFGKPMTSGGTTGITPEPAMTEGSGWKVAWYRAGDPDAPRILYLHGTPGSASDYEAYLLDPLPGRESVAADRVGFGRSEAGPDKHGALVSFEQQAVELAPLLVERGGAGTLIVGHSLGGPIALRLAADYPDRVAGVVVLAG from the coding sequence ATGCAGCGACTTCTCCGCGCCGTGCTCGCTTGTCTTTTCGCCTTTCTGTGTGCCGGCTGTAGCCTCGGCTTCGGCAAGCCGATGACGAGCGGGGGCACAACGGGGATCACGCCCGAGCCCGCGATGACAGAAGGCAGCGGCTGGAAGGTCGCTTGGTACCGGGCGGGCGACCCGGACGCGCCGCGCATCCTCTACCTCCACGGCACGCCGGGCTCGGCCAGCGACTACGAGGCGTACCTGCTCGACCCGTTGCCGGGGCGTGAATCGGTCGCGGCGGACCGGGTCGGGTTTGGGCGCTCCGAGGCCGGGCCAGACAAACACGGCGCGCTGGTGAGTTTCGAGCAGCAGGCCGTCGAGCTTGCGCCGCTGCTCGTCGAACGCGGCGGGGCCGGGACGCTGATCGTCGGCCACTCGCTGGGCGGCCCGATCGCGCTGCGCCTCGCCGCAGACTACCCCGACCGGGTCGCGGGCGTTGTCGTCCTTGCAGGGTAG